One Oncorhynchus clarkii lewisi isolate Uvic-CL-2024 chromosome 28, UVic_Ocla_1.0, whole genome shotgun sequence genomic region harbors:
- the LOC139386786 gene encoding uncharacterized protein in mobD 3'region-like: protein MPDHIKVFCTTSNIPNFLVDFDLVDFNLTDFNLTDFNLTDFNLTDFNLADFNLADFNLADFNLADFNLADFDLADFDLTDFDLTDFDLTDFDLLAFDLIYFDLTDFDLTDFDLIDFNLIDFDLTDFNLTLGEN from the exons ATGCCAGATCATATAAAAG TTTTTTGTACGACGTCCAACATTCCCAATTTCCTCGTTGACTTCGACCTCGTTGACTTCAACCTCACTGACTTCAACCTCACTGACTTCAACCTCACTGACTTCAACCTCACTGACTTCAACCTCGCTGACTTCAACCTCGCTGACTTCAACCTCGCTGACTTCAACCTCGCTGACTTCAACCTCGCTGACTTCGACCTCGCTGACTTCGACCTCACTGACTTCGACCTCACTGACTTCGACCTCACTGACTTCGACCTCCTTGCCTTCGATCTCATTTACTTCGACCTCACTGACTTCGACCTCACTGACTTCGACCTCATTGACTTCAACCTCATTGACTTCGATCTCACTGACTTCAACCTCACTTTAGGTGAAAACTGA